In Miscanthus floridulus cultivar M001 chromosome 5, ASM1932011v1, whole genome shotgun sequence, one genomic interval encodes:
- the LOC136454335 gene encoding thylakoid lumenal 15 kDa protein 1, chloroplastic-like, with amino-acid sequence PDCSSPHRSSSPTPPWLSLSARRLLTLPCFCCTPKFLRNRGVDGARAAWLQGGGPYGKQVTRGQDLTGKDFSGLTLVKQDFKTSILRQANFKGANLLGASFFDADLTSADLSDVDLRGADLTKTNLSNANLEGALVTGNTSFKGANITGADFTDVPLRDDQREYLCKIADGVNSTTGNPTKETLFCS; translated from the exons CCTGATTGCTCGTCGCCGCATCGCTCCTCGTCGCCGACCCCGCCGTGGCTTTCATTGTCCGCCCGCCGTTTACTTACCCTGCCTTGTTTCTGCTGTACTCCCAAGTTCTTGCGAAATCGGGGTGTTGACGGCGCGCGCGCGGCGTGGCTGCAGGGAGGAGGCCCGTACGGGAAGCAGGTGACGCGGGGGCAGGACCTCACCGGCAAGGACTTCAGCGGCCTGACGCTCGTCAAGCAGGACTTCAAGACG TCTATACTGAGGCAGGCGAACTTCAAAGGCGCGAACCTGCTCGGCGCGAGCTTCTTCGATGCAGACCTCACAA GCGCTGACCTCTCTGATGTTGATCTTCGAGGCGCCGATTTAACAAAG ACAAACTTATCAAATGCCAACTTGGAAGGGGCACTTGTCACAGGAAACACTTCTTTCAAAGGTGCCAACATAACTGGGGCAG ATTTTACCGATGTCCCGCTGCGAGACGATCAACGGGAATACCTCTGCAAAATTGCTGACGG AGTGAATTCAACCACTGGGAACCCCACCAAGGAGACTCTGTTCTGCAGCTGA
- the LOC136451653 gene encoding lecithin-cholesterol acyltransferase-like 1 produces MARILQVVAPLLLLLLPTGLRELLSPTTTIDHQPSEGAANGGGTTTGGGEVLLHPLVLVPGLTCNELEARLTDAYRPSVPRCGAMKGKGWFGLWANCSDLPAHHYVQCFIEQMTLVYDPAANDYRNLPGVETRVRGFGSSRGFQRNPEHTTWCFEVLRHELEKAGYRDGDTLFAAQYDLRYAPPVPGQSSEVFSHYFRRLTRLIEDASEKNENKKVILFGHSFGGMVALEFVRSTPMSWRDRYIKHLILVAPVLAEGLVQTLQYFVSGSDLMYIPTVTQLALTLRPMWRSFESSIVSFPSPAVFGDRPLMVTARRNYSAYDVEDLLADIGFGAGVEPFTRRAVPKMSSFQAPMVPTTCINGVGNNDTPEQLVYWDGDFDVEPEIVYGDGDNTINLISMLAFDEKMRRQPEQNKLYKSIKLHGAEHGTIVTEDWALKRVMQEILEANRI; encoded by the coding sequence ATGGCGAGGATTCTCCAGGTTGtggcgccgctcctcctcctcctgctccccaCTGGCCTCCGGGAGCTCCTCTCGCCCACGACGACGATCGACCACCAGCCGTCGGAGGGTGCTGCCAACGGCGGCGGAACAAcgaccggcggcggcgaggtcCTCCTCCACCCGCTGGTGCTGGTTCCCGGGCTGACCTGCAACGAGCTGGAGGCGCGGCTCACGGACGCCTACCGCCCCTCCGTGCCGCGGTGCGGCGCGATGAAGGGGAAGGGCTGGTTCGGGCTCTGGGCCAACTGCTCCGACCTGCCCGCGCACCACTACGTGCAGTGCTTCATCGAGCAGATGACCCTCGTCTACGACCCCGCCGCCAACGACTACCGGAACCTCCCCGGCGTCGAGACGCGCGTGCGCGGCTTCGGCTCCTCCCGAGGCTTCCAGAGGAACCCGGAGCACACGACCTGGTGCTTTGAGGTCCTTAGACACGAGCTCGAAAAGGCCGGGTACCGCGACGGCGACACCCTGTTCGCCGCCCAGTACGACCTCCGCTACGCCCCGCCGGTGCCCGGCCAGTCATCGGAGGTCTTCTCGCACTACTTCCGGCGGCTGACGAGGCTCATCGAGGACGCGAGCGAGAAGAACGAGAACAAGAAGGTGATCCTCTTCGGGCACAGCTTCGGGGGGATGGTGGCGCTGGAGTTCGTGCGGAGCACGCCCATGTCGTGGCGAGACAGGTACATCAAGCACCTCATCCTCGTCGCTCCGGTGCTGGCGGAAGGGCTCGTGCAGACGCTGCAGTACTTCGTCTCCGGGTCCGACCTGATGTACATCCCCACGGTCACCCAGCTCGCGCTGACTCTGAGGCCCATGTGGAGGAGCTTCGAGTCCTCCATCGTCAGCTTCCCTTCCCCGGCGGTGTTCGGGGACAGGCCGCTCATGGTCACCGCGCGGAGGAACTACTCCGCCTACGACGTGGAGGACCTCCTTGCCGACATCGGCTTCGGCGCTGGCGTGGAGCCTTTCACGAGACGAGCGGTCCCGAAGATGAGCTCCTTCCAGGCCCCCATGGTGCCGACGACGTGCATCAACGGAGTGGGCAATAACGACACGCCGGAGCAGCTGGTTTACTGGGACGGCGACTTCGACGTGGAACCCGAGATAGTGTATGGCGACGGAGACAATACCATCAATTTGATCAGCATGTTGGCGTTCGACGAGAAGATGCGTCGGCAGCCGGAGCAGAACAAGCTGTACAAGTCCATCAAACTTCATGGGGCTGAGCACGGTACTATTGTGACAGAGGACTGGGCGCTCAAGCGGGTCATGCAAGAAATCCTCGAAGCCAATCGTATTTGA
- the LOC136451652 gene encoding lecithin-cholesterol acyltransferase-like 1, with product MARILQVVAPLLLLLLPTGLRDLLSPTTTIDHQPSEGAANGGGTTTGGGEVLLHPLVLVPGLTCSELEARLTDAYRPSVPRCGAMKGKGWLGLWANCSDLPAHHYVQCFIEQMTLVYDPAANDYRNLPGVETRVRGFGSSRGFQSNPEYTTWCFEVLRHELEKAGYRDGDTLFAAQYDLRYAPPVPGQSSEVFSRYFRRLTRLIEDASEKNENKKVILFGHSFGGMVALEFVRSTPMSWRDRYIKHLILVAPVLAEGLVVTLQYFVSGSDLMYIPTVTQLALTLRPMWRSFESSIVSFPSPAVFGDRPLVVTARRNYSAYDVEDLLADIGFGAGVEPFTRRAVPKMSSFQAPMVPTTCINGVGNNDTPEQLVYWDGDFDAEPEIVYGDGDNSINLISMLAFDEKMRRQPEQNKLYKSIKLHGAEHGTIVTEDWALKRVMQEILEANRI from the coding sequence ATGGCGAGGATTCTCCAGGTTGtggcgccgctcctcctcctcctgctccccaCTGGCCTCAGGGACCTCCTCTCGCCCACGACGACGATCGACCACCAGCCGTCGGAGGGTGCTGCCAACGGCGGCGGAACAACGACCGGCGGCGGTGAGGTCCTCCTCCACCCGCTGGTGCTGGTTCCCGGGCTGACCTGCAGCGAGCTGGAGGCGCGGCTCACGGACGCCTACCGCCCCTCCGTGCCGCGGTGCGGTGCGATGAAGGGGAAGGGCTGGCTCGGGCTCTGGGCTAACTGCTCCGACCTGCCCGCGCACCACTACGTGCAGTGCTTCATCGAGCAGATGACCCTCGTCTACGACCCCGCCGCCAACGACTACCGGAACCTCCCCGGTGTCGAGACGCGCGTGCGCGGCTTCGGCTCCTCCCGAGGCTTCCAGAGCAACCCGGAGTACACGACCTGGTGCTTTGAGGTCCTTAGACACGAGCTCGAAAAGGCCGGGTACCGCGACGGCGACACCCTGTTCGCCGCTCAGTACGACCTCCGCTACGCCCCGCCGGTGCCCGGCCAGTCATCGGAGGTCTTCTCGCGCTACTTCCGGCGGCTGACGAGGCTCATCGAGGACGCGAGCGAGAAGAACGAGAACAAGAAGGTGATCCTCTTCGGGCACAGCTTCGGGGGGATGGTGGCGCTGGAGTTCGTGCGGAGCACGCCCATGTCGTGGCGAGACAGGTACATCAAGCACCTCATCCTCGTCGCTCCGGTGCTGGCGGAAGGGCTCGTCGTAACTCTGCAGTACTTCGTCTCCGGGTCCGACCTGATGTACATCCCCACGGTCACCCAGCTCGCGCTGACTCTGAGGCCCATGTGGAGGAGCTTCGAGTCCTCCATCGTCAGCTTCCCGTCCCCGGCGGTGTTCGGGGACAGGCcgctcgtggtcaccgcgcggaGGAACTACTCCGCCTACGACGTGGAGGACCTCCTGGCCGACATCGGCTTCGGCGCCGGCGTGGAGCCTTTCACGAGACGAGCGGTCCCGAAGATGAGCTCCTTCCAGGCCCCCATGGTGCCGACGACGTGCATCAACGGAGTGGGCAATAACGACACGCCGGAGCAGCTGGTTTACTGGGACGGCGACTTCGACGCGGAACCCGAGATAGTGTATGGCGACGGAGACAATTCCATCAATTTGATCAGCATGTTGGCGTTCGACGAGAAGATGCGTCGGCAGCCGGAGCAGAACAAGCTGTACAAGTCCATCAAACTTCATGGGGCTGAGCATGGTACTATTGTGACAGAGGACTGGGCGCTCAAGCGGGTCATGCAAGAAATCCTCGAAGCCAATCGTATTTGA